The genomic segment AACCTCGACGTAAAGGTTCGCGAGCGAACGAGCGAGCTTCAGCGGGCGAACGAGACAATCGAAGCCTCCAACGAGGAACTGATCGCGATCGAAGAGGAACTACGCGAACAGAATCGGATGCTCGAGAGCAAGGAGCAGGAGCTGCGCTACCTGGCTTATCACGATGCGGTGACCGGCGCGTACAATCGAACGTACTTCAACCAGCATCTCGAGGAACAACGGGCGGCCGCCGAGCGCAGGGGACGCAAGCTAGCGCTGCTGTACTTGGATCTCGACCAGTTTAAGCTGGTGAACGATACGCTCGGCCATACTTTCGGAGATATTCTGCTGAAGGATGCCGCGATGCGTCTTCAGGGCATTCAAAACGAGGGATACCCGGGGGTGGCGTTTTACAGGATAGGCGGAGACGAGTTCACGATCATTCTCCCGCACATCGAGGATTCGGAAGCCGGTACGCAGCTCGCGGCGCAAGTGATCGAGCTGTTCCGTCAGCCCTTCTATCTCAAGGGAGCCGAGTATTACTTGACCGCGAGCATTGGCATCGCGCTGTATCCCGATCACGGGGCCGATGCGCCGACGCTGATCAAGCACGCCGACAAAGCGATGTACGCGGCCAAGGAGGCCGGGAAAAACCGCTATAAATGCTACGACGGAACGGACCAGGCAGGAGCTAGCGAGCTGATGGAGCTGCGGAGCTATCTGCGCAAGGCGCTGTCGCGGGGCGAGCTGGAGCTGTATTATCAGCCGCAGATCCAAGCGGGTAGCGCGCAGCTGGTCGGCATGGAGGCGCTTCTGCGCTGGAATCACCCTAAGCTTGGACCGGTATCGCCGCAGCAGTTCATACCGCTTGCCGAGGAGACGGGGCTCATCGTCGAGATCGGAGAGTGGGTGCTTCGTGTCGCCTGCGCGCAGAACAAAGCGTGGCAGGAGGCGGGTTTTCCCGAGCTGCGCATAGCGGTCAACCTGTCCGCCCGACAGTTCGCTTCCGGTGACGTGGCGGCGTCCGTCCGCGGCGCATTGGAAGCGTCGGGGCTCGAGCCGCGGTACCTGGAGCTCGAGATCACCGAGAACATGGCCATGAAAAACGAAAATCTCCCGACGCTCGAGCTGCTGCGGGATATGGGCATCACGCTGTCCATCGACGACTTCGGTACCCAGCATTCCTCGCTCGGCTATCTGAAGTCGCTGCCGATCAGCCGGATCAAGATCGATCGTTCCTTTGTCAGCGGCATCGGCAAAGACGAGCGGGACGAGGCGATCATCCATGCGATGATGCTCGTCGCCCGCCGCCTGAAGTTGTCAGTCGTGGCCGAGGGCGTCGAGACGGAGGCGCAATACCGCTTCCTCGCCGAGCATGAGTGCGACGATATCCAGGGCTTCCTGTTCTATCGCCCGCAGCCGGCGGAACTGATTCGGAAGGTACTGCTGCAGCATTGGAAATCGTAGCAGAAGCGTCGATCCGCGAAAAAAGGCTTACAACGAATTCGTTGCCCATCAAAAATCCCCTCGCGCATTTGATAGCGCCAGAGGATTTTTTTCGTAGGCTCGGTTATGCGTCTTCGTCTTGCTCCTCCACCAGATGCTTCAGCATCGCCAGCTTGTTGTCCCAGAACTGCTCGAAGTAACCGAGCCAATCTTTGAGCTCCGCGAGCGGCTCGGGGCGGAAAGCGTAACGCGTCTCGCGCCCGGCTCGCCGCTCGGTGACGAGCCCTGCTTCCCGCAGGACGCGCAAATGCTTGGAGACGGCGGTCCGGCTCATGTCGAACTGTCCGCTGAGCGCCGACAATGGCTGCTCGCCCTGCGTCAGAAGGCGCAGCAGGCGCCGTCGGCTCGGGTCCGCGATCGCCTGGTAGACGTCGTGCTGCGGCAGCGCTTGTCCCATTAGGCCTCGACCAGCCGCTGCAGCTTGGCGACGATGCCGTCCCAGCCGCCTGCCATATGTTCGCGAATGATGCCGTGCGGTTGACCGAACTCGGTCAGCGTGTCCTCGTCCCAACCGGCGTGCGTGAGCGTGAACGCGGTGCGCGCGTCCGGCAGCTCCTTCAGCTCGAACGACAGCGTCCAGTCCTTGCCCCAGTTCATAGAGAATCGCTCGGGCGGATCGAATACGGTCACTTTGCACGGCGACATGCCGAACTGTCCTGCATTGAGCGTAAATTCATGGCCGACGACCGGCTCGAAGTCGTTCGGCGGCATAAACCAGGCGGAGATGCCTTCGGCCGTGGATACCATTTTCCAAACCTTCTCAATAGGCGCGTTCAGCTCCAGGGTTCGTACGATATCGGGGAGTTTGCGGGAGTTGCTCATGTAATAAACCTCCTCTGGAATAAAGGAAACCATTTGGTTTCGCATGACTATCATACGAAACCAAATGGTTTCATGTCAATTGGAAGTTGTGCCTGCTTGAACGGAACGGCGTTTTTCCGTTTTAACAGTATCCCCTTTAAACAGGAAAGCGAATGCGGTAACGTCCGCATTCGCCTATTATTGGTTGGCAGCTCCCGCCGCTGTAAGTGCAAGATCAGCGCGATCCTACCGCATTCGGCATGTGGTCCTGCCCTGTCTTCCTGACCCAAAGGGATATTGTTAAAACGCGCGGAAGAAGCCTCGTTCGGATTGATCGCGTCCATCCGGCGGAAAAGCGCGTGCTGTAGGCGGCAGTGATTATTTTGGTGCCTCATCCTCGCCTTGCCGCTGCTCGCGCATGCGCGTCATTTGCTGCCAGACCGAGCCTGCGGCTTCCTCGCCGCTGCGAATGCGCGCGATCGCGATCTCGGCCTGCAGCTTCACCTCGAACTCGGGCTCGGCTGCGGTCACGCGCTCCAGCGCCTCCAGCGCGGCTTCGTCGCCGGCTTCGTAGAGGAAGCGCGCGGCGCGCCAGCGCACCAGCTTGTTGGCGTCGCCCAATGCCTCCGCCATGGCCGGACCTGCGGCGGGATCGCCGATGTCCGAGAGCGTGTCGCCCGCCGTGCGGCGCACGGCCGCCGACGAATCCTTAAGCGCGGCCAGCAGCGGCGGCAGCGCTTCGGGAATGCGCAGGTCGCCGAGGTAGACGACGGCGAGCCGGCGCACCGACACCTGCGGGTCGCGCGCGGCCTGCGCGAGCAGCGGCAGCAGCTCCGCGTCGGGCTTCGCCCGCGACAGCGCCGCGTAGCGCGTCTGCCAGTCCGGCGCGCCAAGCGCCGCCTCCAGCTCGTCCGGCGTCGTCGCCCGGCTTGCCGCGGCGCCGCCTGCAGACCCGTCTTCGGCGGCCGCGCCTTCGCCCGCGCCCGCCGACTGCGCGGCCGCGATCAGCTCGCGCAGCCGCTCGTCAGGGTAGGCCGCGTCCAGCTCGCGCGCGACCTCCTCGAGAATCTCCTGCGGTTCGCCGTAGCGGACGCCGAACTCCGCCAGGCGCCGCTCGCGGATGAACGTGCCGGCAGCCGCCTCGTTCACGGCGTCCGTGAACCGCTGGCCAAGCGCGGCCCGCGATTCCTGGCCGCCGCTCTGCACGCGAATCTGCATCGGGATGCCGCGGTACATCTGCACGAGCACGCGGGCTTCGCCGAAGCTGTAGGCCAGCGCGTCGCCCGCTCCGGCGCCAGCGCCGTCGGCGGAAGCGCCGAACAGTTCGCGCACCGCCGCTAGGATGCCCGCCCAGTCGGCGCTCGGCCTCCGGTCTACAGCGAAGAAGTCGGCGGTCCGGAAGACCGACTTCACGCCGGGAATCTCTAGCAGCTTCAGCGCAAACGGCGGCAGCTGCTCCTTTTTGTCCATCGTATAGGTGTGGCGTTCGCCGGCCGGCAGCTTTTCGTCCACGTTCAGCTTCATAGAATTGGGGCTGGGCGTTGGCTCAATTGACAGCAGCTTCATGTACACACGACCTCGCTTTGCATATGGTGATCTCGCCAATCTCTATCTATACAATACCGCACCGCGTTCCGTATTGCCAAAGGAGGGGTATTTAAGTGACATATCGGCCTTGGTACATTGGCCTGATTCCTGCTATAGTAAGATTAGTACGTCAACGGAGGGGTACCATGCCTAAGAGCCGCTTCGGCAACCTGGATGCCATTCGCGCGGGCGCCGCGGGGAAGGACCAGTTCGCGCGATGGCGTCAGGAACGCCTGCAGAAGATGAGGAACAAAGGTTATCTGGAATGCGTCCCGAACGTGAAGCCGGATCTCCCGTTTCTACATCATAACCGTCAAGAGCCGTCCGTTACCTGGATCGGGCATTCTACGTTTTTGCTGCAGATGGGCGGCCTTAATATCGTCACCGACCCGGTATGGGCGCGCCGGATGGCGCTTCAGAAGCGGCTGGCGCCGCCCGGCGTCGAGCTGTCCGACATGCCGTCCGTCGACCTCGTGCTCGTTTCCCATTCCCATTACGATCACCTGCACTTCGGCTCGCTGCGTCGTTTGCGGGGACCCAAGCGGCTGTACGTACCGGCCGGCCTGAAGCGCAAGATGGCGATCCGGGGATTCGGCGAAGTTCACGAGATGCACTGGTGGGAGAATTGCACCGTGCACGGCGTGAAGTTCACCTTCGTGCCGGCCCAGCATTGGACCCGGCGCAATCCCTGGGACATGAACAATTCCCATTGGGGCGGCTGGGTCATGGAGACGCATCACGGTCCGACGATCTACTTCGCCGGGGACAGCGGTTACTTCAGGGGCTTCGAGGAGATCGGCCGCCGCTTCAAGATCGACGTCGCGCTTATGCCGATCGGCGCTTACGATCCCGAGTGGTTCATGGCTGCGCAGCACGTGAGTCCCGAGGAGGCGCTCAAGGCCTATCAGGACCTGAAGGCCGATATTTTCGTCCCCATGCATTACGGCGCCTTCAAGCTGTCGGACGACACGCCGATGGAGGCGCTCGAGAGGCTCGAGGCGGAGCGCGCGCGCCTCGGCATTCCGCAGGAGAAGATCTTCCTGCTCCAGCACGGAGAGACCATGCGCTTCTCGCAGAGCCATGTCATCGATAACGAAGCAAAGGATGGATTGGATTGATCACAGTTAACAATGTCAGCCTCAGATTCGGCAAGCGTCCGCTCTTTGAGGATGTCAACATCAAGTTCACGCCGGGCAACTGCTATGGCTTGATCGGCGCGAACGGAGCAGGCAAGTCGACGTTCCTGAAAATTCTGTCGGGCGAAGTGGAGCCTTCGAGCGGCGAAGTATTCATCACGCCGGGCGAGCGCCTCGCTGTGCTCAAGCAGAACCACTTCGAGTACGACGAGTTCAAGGTGCTCGATACCGTTATTATGGGCTACGAGCGCTTGTACCAGGTCATGAAGGAGAAGGACGCCATCTATGCGAAGGCGGACTTCACCGACGAGGACGGCATGCGCGCGGGCGAGCTCGAGGCCGACTTCGCGGAGATGAACGGCTGGGAAGCCGAGAGTGACGCAGCCGAGATGCTGAACGGCCTCGGCATCACGACCGACCTGCACGACAAGCAGATGTCCGAGCTCGGCGGCAACGAGAAGGTCCGCGTCCTGCTGGCGCAGGCTTTGTTCGGCCAGCCTAACATTCTGCTGCTCGACGAGCCTACCAACCACTTGGACATTGAATCGATCAACTGGCTCGAAGAGTTCCTGGCTCGTTATACGGGTACCGTCATCGTCGTATCGCATGACCGGCACTTCCTGAACCAGGTTTGTACGCATATCGCGGACATCGACTTCGCCAAGATCCAGATGTACGTGGGCAACTACGACTTCTGGTACGAGTCGAGCCAGCTTGCTACGCAGCTGATGCGCGACCAGAACAAGAAAAAGGAAGACAAGATTAAGGAGCTGCAGGCATTCATCCAGCGCTTCTCGGCGAACAAGTCCAAGGCCAAGCAAGCGACCAGCCGCCGCAAGATGCTCGACAAAATCTCGCTGGACGACATCCGTCCGTCGAGCCGCAAATATCCGTTTATCCAGTTCAAGCCGGAGCGCGAAGCGGGCAAGCAGATCGTTACGATCGACAACGTCAGTCTGACGGTCGACGGCGAGAAGCTGCTGGACGGCGTGTCCTTCGTCGTGAACAAGGGCGACAAGATCGCGCTGGTCGGACCGTACGGGCAGGCCAAGACCGCGCTGTTCCAAGTGATGATGAACGAGATCCAGCCGGACGAAGGCTCCGTGCAATGGGGCGTCACGATTACGCCTGCGTATTTCCCCAAGGACAACTCGGCTTACTTCGAAGGCAACGACGATTCGCTCGTCGATTGGCTGCGCCAGTACTCCAAGGACCAGGACGAGTCGTTCATCCGCGGCTTCCTCGGCCGCATGCTGTTCTCCGGCGAC from the Cohnella hashimotonis genome contains:
- a CDS encoding putative bifunctional diguanylate cyclase/phosphodiesterase, which encodes MHATEPIHTSARKAALGVWALLLVIFIILSVPIAWSTSLYEDRIVRKADQDAAAALAAQANSLRLAVERRLLLSESLKAFADTELMNGKEIDSARFNEFASHFVPRIPDVRNISLYPDGIARYVYPSAGNETLFGLNLFEHPDPEVRDNATRTMKMDGVTLIGPRELTQGGIGLLTRQSIFVNGRFWGFASIVLDVPALIREGIQTSDTGELDIALRANGRLLLGDESLFDGEGLRERVKLPEGEWAFAGKLKESQLREIESKVLLIRVISMICVALILYLLYVQLTGKANLDVKVRERTSELQRANETIEASNEELIAIEEELREQNRMLESKEQELRYLAYHDAVTGAYNRTYFNQHLEEQRAAAERRGRKLALLYLDLDQFKLVNDTLGHTFGDILLKDAAMRLQGIQNEGYPGVAFYRIGGDEFTIILPHIEDSEAGTQLAAQVIELFRQPFYLKGAEYYLTASIGIALYPDHGADAPTLIKHADKAMYAAKEAGKNRYKCYDGTDQAGASELMELRSYLRKALSRGELELYYQPQIQAGSAQLVGMEALLRWNHPKLGPVSPQQFIPLAEETGLIVEIGEWVLRVACAQNKAWQEAGFPELRIAVNLSARQFASGDVAASVRGALEASGLEPRYLELEITENMAMKNENLPTLELLRDMGITLSIDDFGTQHSSLGYLKSLPISRIKIDRSFVSGIGKDERDEAIIHAMMLVARRLKLSVVAEGVETEAQYRFLAEHECDDIQGFLFYRPQPAELIRKVLLQHWKS
- a CDS encoding ArsR/SmtB family transcription factor yields the protein MGQALPQHDVYQAIADPSRRRLLRLLTQGEQPLSALSGQFDMSRTAVSKHLRVLREAGLVTERRAGRETRYAFRPEPLAELKDWLGYFEQFWDNKLAMLKHLVEEQDEDA
- a CDS encoding SRPBCC family protein, with the translated sequence MSNSRKLPDIVRTLELNAPIEKVWKMVSTAEGISAWFMPPNDFEPVVGHEFTLNAGQFGMSPCKVTVFDPPERFSMNWGKDWTLSFELKELPDARTAFTLTHAGWDEDTLTEFGQPHGIIREHMAGGWDGIVAKLQRLVEA
- a CDS encoding conserved virulence factor C family protein produces the protein MKLLSIEPTPSPNSMKLNVDEKLPAGERHTYTMDKKEQLPPFALKLLEIPGVKSVFRTADFFAVDRRPSADWAGILAAVRELFGASADGAGAGAGDALAYSFGEARVLVQMYRGIPMQIRVQSGGQESRAALGQRFTDAVNEAAAGTFIRERRLAEFGVRYGEPQEILEEVARELDAAYPDERLRELIAAAQSAGAGEGAAAEDGSAGGAAASRATTPDELEAALGAPDWQTRYAALSRAKPDAELLPLLAQAARDPQVSVRRLAVVYLGDLRIPEALPPLLAALKDSSAAVRRTAGDTLSDIGDPAAGPAMAEALGDANKLVRWRAARFLYEAGDEAALEALERVTAAEPEFEVKLQAEIAIARIRSGEEAAGSVWQQMTRMREQRQGEDEAPK
- a CDS encoding MBL fold metallo-hydrolase, with the protein product MPKSRFGNLDAIRAGAAGKDQFARWRQERLQKMRNKGYLECVPNVKPDLPFLHHNRQEPSVTWIGHSTFLLQMGGLNIVTDPVWARRMALQKRLAPPGVELSDMPSVDLVLVSHSHYDHLHFGSLRRLRGPKRLYVPAGLKRKMAIRGFGEVHEMHWWENCTVHGVKFTFVPAQHWTRRNPWDMNNSHWGGWVMETHHGPTIYFAGDSGYFRGFEEIGRRFKIDVALMPIGAYDPEWFMAAQHVSPEEALKAYQDLKADIFVPMHYGAFKLSDDTPMEALERLEAERARLGIPQEKIFLLQHGETMRFSQSHVIDNEAKDGLD
- a CDS encoding ABC-F family ATP-binding cassette domain-containing protein; this encodes MITVNNVSLRFGKRPLFEDVNIKFTPGNCYGLIGANGAGKSTFLKILSGEVEPSSGEVFITPGERLAVLKQNHFEYDEFKVLDTVIMGYERLYQVMKEKDAIYAKADFTDEDGMRAGELEADFAEMNGWEAESDAAEMLNGLGITTDLHDKQMSELGGNEKVRVLLAQALFGQPNILLLDEPTNHLDIESINWLEEFLARYTGTVIVVSHDRHFLNQVCTHIADIDFAKIQMYVGNYDFWYESSQLATQLMRDQNKKKEDKIKELQAFIQRFSANKSKAKQATSRRKMLDKISLDDIRPSSRKYPFIQFKPEREAGKQIVTIDNVSLTVDGEKLLDGVSFVVNKGDKIALVGPYGQAKTALFQVMMNEIQPDEGSVQWGVTITPAYFPKDNSAYFEGNDDSLVDWLRQYSKDQDESFIRGFLGRMLFSGDEALKKASVLSGGEKVRCMLSKMMLTSANTLLLDEPTNHLDLESITALNNALVDTDETMIFTSHDHQFIQTIANRIIEITPNGLIDRMTTYDEYLENPEIAALRARMLPA